From Calothrix sp. PCC 6303, a single genomic window includes:
- a CDS encoding type II toxin-antitoxin system PemK/MazF family toxin, whose protein sequence is MADSSNYRLGSIWTVNFDPSVATEIRKTRPALVISDTLFNVARRKITVLPFTSIRLNDSRISPALVVVPTSPLNGLSVDSMLVCVEPMTFDKVRLIQRVGDLEPELLQQVQHSLRHYLGLNLT, encoded by the coding sequence ATGGCAGACAGCAGCAATTACAGACTTGGAAGCATCTGGACTGTAAATTTTGACCCTTCAGTCGCTACAGAAATTCGGAAAACACGTCCAGCTTTAGTAATATCTGATACTTTATTTAATGTTGCACGTCGGAAAATTACGGTACTCCCCTTCACTTCCATCCGACTCAATGATTCTCGGATTTCACCTGCTTTAGTGGTGGTACCTACATCACCATTAAACGGGTTATCCGTGGATAGTATGTTAGTATGCGTCGAACCGATGACTTTTGATAAGGTACGGTTAATCCAGCGAGTGGGTGATTTAGAACCAGAATTATTACAGCAGGTTCAACATAGTTTACGTCACTACTTGGGTTTGAATCTAACTTGA